The Metabacillus schmidteae nucleotide sequence CGATGTAATTTAAAAGGACTTTGTTCAATGACAGCTAAATCTTTGTTGAAAATGGAAACAGCCATAGGTAAGTAAATAGACTGTTCAATCATGTCTCTGATGTCGCTTGGAATTCTCGTCATAAAAAAGACCTCCTGTAGAATGTAGAACAAGTGTTCTATTTTTATTATAAATGACACTACATAAGTTTGCAAGTAAGTCATACTTTGATTATGTTCTTTCTTTTAAGTTTTTATATAAGTGTGTACAATAGATACAAAGGTTCTTATGAGGAGTTATAAATGATATTGGAGACGTTACAGGATATTTTTACTTTAGAACAATTAATGGAAGTTTTTGAAACATATCGTTCATTTGGTCCGTTTTTTGCAATATTGCTGCCTTTATTAGAAGCATTTTTCCCATTTTTGCCACTTGTAGTCTTCATCGTTGCAAATGTTAATTCATTTGGACTTTGGATGGGGTTCTTTTTATCTTGGATAGGGGCTTGTTCAGGTGCTATTATTGTATTTATTATCATGAGAAAGCTTGGCAAGTTTAGATGGATTCAACGGATGAAAGACAAGAAGGGAATGAGGAAGCTATTAACTTGGATAGAGCGTAGAGGTTTTAGTCCGCTTTTTCTTATTTTGTGCTTTCCTTTTACTCCATCTGCTGCAATTAATGTTGTTGCAGGGCTTTCCCGAATAAGTTATTGGCAATTTATTTTGGCGGTCTTATCCGGTAAATTTGTTATGATATTTATGGTGAGCTTTATTGGACAGGATCTGCATGCTCTGATAACTCAACCAACAAGAGCAGCTATTGCAGGAGTCGTTATTTTATTATTATGGTTTGTTGGCAAGCAAGTAGAGAAACGTTTGAATACAACAATGACAACAAGAAAAAGGGGTCGCTAATGCCGGAGGGTTGTATGAAAAAACGAGGAATTGCTTTTACTGCAGTAGGTATTTGCTTTACGGCTATTTTTATGAAAAATCTTATCTTTGTCGAATACAAAGTTGAAGGGGTATCTATGCAACCTACCTATGAAGAAGGCCGGTTGCTCTCTATAAATAAATTAGGTTTTCTTTTTTCATCGTTAAAAAGATTTGATGTTGTTTTATTTCATCCACCAGATAGCGAAGAAATATATATCAAAAGGATTATCGGCCTGCCAGGTGATGAAATTCACTATAAGGATGATCAGCTATACGTGAACGATAAGGCGGTTAATGAACCATTCTTAGAGAAAAATGTGGGTCTGATCAAAAAAACAGGAAGCTTCACTCTTGAGGAGATTACTGATAAAACCAGGATTCCAAAAGGATATATATTTGTCATTGGAGATAACCGCATCCAAAGCCGGGACAGTCGTCATTTTGGTCTAGTTAAGATTGATGATATCATCGGGACAGTACAAGATAAAAAATAATGCTGACTCATTGGGAACCCCAAGCGAGTTGGCATTTTTTTAGTTAGAAAGAGAGTATACTCTTTCCATATTTCTAGTAACCTATCATATACTAATACTATGAGCACCTGCTCAAGTAAAATTGTGAAGAATAAGGGGATGGAAACATGTGCGAGGTTGTTATTACTGCCGCAGCTAGGACGCCAATTGGATCATTTGGCGGCGCTTTCAAAGAAATGTTGCCTACTCAATTAGCTGTGCCGGTATTAGATGAGGTTGTAAAAAGAAGCAAGCTTGAGAAACGAGAGGTAGATGAAGTCATATTAGGGCACTGTATTCAACGTACCGATGAGCCTAATACAGCACGCACATCTGCGCTGTTAGCGGAATTTCCAGATACAACGACAGGGTACACAATTCAAAGGCAATGTGCCTCGGGGCTTCAGGCTATTTTATCAGCTGCCATGCAAATTCAAACAGGTCAATCTAATATTGTCATCGCCGGTGGGGTAGAAGTGATGAGTTCAAGTCCGTACTTGCTAAAACAGCATCGCTGGGGCTCACGACTACAGCATAGTCAAGTGACAGATAGTGTATGGGAGATATTGGAGGATCCAATTCATCACATTATGATGGGTGAAACAGCTGAAAATGTGGCTAATGTTTATAACATAACACGCCAGGAGCAGGATGAGCTTGCATTATCGAGCCAAAACCGTGCATTATCAGCAATAGAAAGTGGGAAATTTAAGGATGAAATTGTTTCGATAAAGGTGAAGTCCAAAAAAGGAGAAATAACCATTTCTCAAGATGAAGGTCCAAAACGGGTTTCGAGAGAAAAACTCGCTGCATTACCTGCTATTTTTAGAGAAAATGGCTCTGTAACAGTAGGGAATGCCTCTACATTAAATGATGGAGCTGCCGCACTTGTATTAATGACAAGAGAGGAAGCGGAAAAAAGAGAATTGCCAATTTTAGGGGGAATCTCTCACTATACAGTAGCAGGAGTAGATCCGAAAATGATGGGAATCGGACCGGTACCTGCCATTCAAAAAGGATTAACAGCTCTCGATTGGTCTGTCGATGATCTTGATGTGATCGAGATTAATGAGGCATTTGCTGCTCAATATCTAGCTGTTGAAAAAGAATTAAATCTAAACAGAGAAAAAGTAAATGTGAATGGAAGTGGAATTAGCTTAGGACATCCAATTGGTTGCACGGGTTCAAGAATTGTTGTGAGTCTTTTGCATGAGATGCAACGAACCAATGCGAAAAAAGGGCTTGCCTCTCTATGTGTAGGTGGAGGGATTGGAGTAGCGCTGTTTATAGAAAGATAAAGTGCGGGCTAAGAATTCTTAGCCTGTTTTTTGGGATTTTTCCTATATTGAATGAGTGCCAGGAATCCGATTCCAAACAAAGCAATAAATAAAATCAACGTTGATTGAAAAGACAATGCGCTTGATACGATCGGACCAAGGCTCGCACCTGTTAATAGGATAAAGGAATAGAGAGAAATGGCAGTTGCTCTTCTTTCGGCTGCAGCTTCTCCTATAAACGTAATCAAAGACGGAATAAAAACAGCGATGGCAGAAACAAAAAAGATGGATAGAACTGTAATAATGACTAGTTGTTTCACGTGGAGCATAAATGCAAAAGAAAGAATCATGAGTGATAAACAAATGAGCATGATTTTTTGAGGAGAAGATTTACTAAACCAATGTCCGCTAAGCAAAGAAAGTGGTGTACCGATTAGTGCAATACTTCTACTTAAAAATAACTCCTTTTCCTGTCCCGCATAATACTGGGCAAGCTCTTCATAAAAAGCAACGAATGACATAAGTGTTATAAAAGTCATGCAAAGTCCAATAGTGACAGGTGCGTGAAAAAGTTTATTTGATGATGGAGAAGAGGGAATTTTATGAACCGGCTTGTTTTTATTTACTTTAGGAAGTA carries:
- the lepB gene encoding signal peptidase I yields the protein MKKRGIAFTAVGICFTAIFMKNLIFVEYKVEGVSMQPTYEEGRLLSINKLGFLFSSLKRFDVVLFHPPDSEEIYIKRIIGLPGDEIHYKDDQLYVNDKAVNEPFLEKNVGLIKKTGSFTLEEITDKTRIPKGYIFVIGDNRIQSRDSRHFGLVKIDDIIGTVQDKK
- a CDS encoding TVP38/TMEM64 family protein — protein: METLQDIFTLEQLMEVFETYRSFGPFFAILLPLLEAFFPFLPLVVFIVANVNSFGLWMGFFLSWIGACSGAIIVFIIMRKLGKFRWIQRMKDKKGMRKLLTWIERRGFSPLFLILCFPFTPSAAINVVAGLSRISYWQFILAVLSGKFVMIFMVSFIGQDLHALITQPTRAAIAGVVILLLWFVGKQVEKRLNTTMTTRKRGR
- a CDS encoding MFS transporter, translating into MKNQLISFYFWLAAVCVASNIYLLIPMYSHLADGLSSTYEEAVFSSTIFTFCYAIGLLSFGPISKAFSKRYVLCLGMFASFLLTFSLATAGSLQNFYILRGIQGIVLGSFAPVAYAYCFDAFSVKRRTFVIAIINTGFLMAGIIGQLISSTLVHAYHWQAVFYFLSGSYLFLSICAIFLLPKVNKNKPVHKIPSSPSSNKLFHAPVTIGLCMTFITLMSFVAFYEELAQYYAGQEKELFLSRSIALIGTPLSLLSGHWFSKSSPQKIMLICLSLMILSFAFMLHVKQLVIITVLSIFFVSAIAVFIPSLITFIGEAAAERRATAISLYSFILLTGASLGPIVSSALSFQSTLILFIALFGIGFLALIQYRKNPKKQAKNS
- a CDS encoding acetyl-CoA C-acetyltransferase, which encodes MCEVVITAAARTPIGSFGGAFKEMLPTQLAVPVLDEVVKRSKLEKREVDEVILGHCIQRTDEPNTARTSALLAEFPDTTTGYTIQRQCASGLQAILSAAMQIQTGQSNIVIAGGVEVMSSSPYLLKQHRWGSRLQHSQVTDSVWEILEDPIHHIMMGETAENVANVYNITRQEQDELALSSQNRALSAIESGKFKDEIVSIKVKSKKGEITISQDEGPKRVSREKLAALPAIFRENGSVTVGNASTLNDGAAALVLMTREEAEKRELPILGGISHYTVAGVDPKMMGIGPVPAIQKGLTALDWSVDDLDVIEINEAFAAQYLAVEKELNLNREKVNVNGSGISLGHPIGCTGSRIVVSLLHEMQRTNAKKGLASLCVGGGIGVALFIER